From Trueperella pecoris, a single genomic window includes:
- a CDS encoding M50 family metallopeptidase, translating into MLGLLMSVGIHELGHMIPAKAFGVKVSQYFIGFGPTLWSVSRGGTEYGIKAIPLGGFVRIAGMLAPAKPGTPTHKAGRPTLAEEARKESASELAPGEEHQAFWRLPAAKKLVVMFGGPLTNLVLATLLLGVVTAGIGVSTPTTTVGALSPCVGATSAEECAGKEPSPAAASELRPGDVIRAWGPTQVSTWPELSAAIAAGGTSPVTVTIERDGQAREVVITPVPIERQAMEGGKPVLGEDGRPMMMTVPYAGISPRFDRQRLPVITVLGASADMAIATAKIVATLPIQLWNTASSLVTGERDATGVVGIVGVADIAGNITSATADSYTWLDRLADLIMLVAGLNMSLFIFNLIPLLPLDGGHILAGLIEGARRLWAKARGSADPGPFDTARLLPLSQAVFVALIAMTLLLVVADIVNPVI; encoded by the coding sequence GTGCTTGGCCTGCTAATGTCGGTCGGCATCCACGAATTGGGCCACATGATCCCCGCCAAGGCATTCGGCGTGAAGGTCTCGCAATACTTCATCGGATTCGGCCCCACCTTGTGGTCGGTGAGTCGGGGCGGCACCGAGTACGGCATCAAGGCCATTCCTTTGGGCGGTTTCGTTCGCATCGCGGGCATGTTGGCCCCGGCCAAGCCGGGTACCCCCACGCACAAGGCTGGTCGTCCGACGCTCGCCGAGGAGGCGCGCAAAGAGTCGGCAAGTGAGTTGGCTCCGGGGGAGGAACATCAGGCGTTCTGGCGCCTACCGGCCGCCAAGAAGCTGGTAGTGATGTTCGGGGGCCCGCTGACGAACCTTGTGCTCGCTACCCTTCTCCTGGGTGTGGTCACGGCCGGAATCGGGGTTTCTACCCCTACGACGACGGTCGGCGCGCTCAGCCCCTGCGTGGGGGCGACCTCGGCCGAGGAGTGCGCGGGCAAGGAACCCAGCCCGGCGGCGGCGTCGGAGCTGCGGCCGGGAGATGTCATCCGCGCCTGGGGTCCCACCCAGGTGTCCACGTGGCCCGAGCTTTCTGCGGCCATCGCCGCGGGTGGTACCTCGCCGGTGACCGTAACGATCGAGCGCGACGGGCAGGCCCGCGAGGTGGTCATCACCCCCGTGCCGATCGAGCGCCAGGCGATGGAGGGCGGCAAACCGGTCCTCGGCGAGGACGGCCGCCCCATGATGATGACCGTTCCCTATGCGGGCATCTCTCCGCGCTTCGATCGGCAGAGGCTGCCAGTCATCACGGTCCTCGGCGCGAGCGCCGACATGGCGATTGCCACCGCGAAGATCGTTGCCACCCTCCCCATTCAACTGTGGAACACGGCATCTAGCCTTGTGACGGGCGAGCGTGACGCGACCGGCGTCGTAGGAATCGTGGGCGTGGCGGACATCGCCGGAAATATCACCTCGGCGACAGCTGACAGCTACACCTGGCTTGATCGTCTCGCCGACCTGATCATGCTGGTCGCGGGCCTGAACATGTCCCTCTTCATCTTCAACCTCATCCCGCTGCTGCCGCTCGACGGCGGGCACATTCTCGCCGGTCTCATCGAGGGCGCGCGCAGGCTCTGGGCCAAGGCGCGGGGCAGTGCCGACCCGGGGCCGTTCGACACAGCGCGGCTTTTGCCCCTCAGCCAGGCCGTGTTTGTCGCGCTGATCGCGATGACGCTCCTGCTCGTCGTCGCCGATATCGTCAACCCTGTGATCTAG
- a CDS encoding RNA-binding S4 domain-containing protein, giving the protein MESVRIDQWLWAVRQTKTRSAATAACRAGHVRVNDEPVKAAAKVKVGDVVRYRVQGWDRILKVEKLLVKRVGAPVAREAYEDLTPERPKIFIPVMQREQGTGRPTKRERRELDRLFGRDSNFGRMR; this is encoded by the coding sequence ATGGAAAGCGTGCGAATTGACCAATGGCTCTGGGCGGTGCGCCAGACGAAGACGCGTTCGGCGGCGACAGCCGCGTGCAGGGCCGGTCATGTCCGTGTTAACGACGAGCCGGTCAAGGCGGCGGCGAAAGTAAAAGTGGGGGACGTCGTCAGGTATCGTGTCCAAGGCTGGGACAGAATCCTCAAGGTGGAAAAGCTACTGGTCAAACGGGTTGGTGCACCGGTGGCACGCGAGGCGTACGAGGATCTCACCCCTGAACGTCCCAAAATCTTTATTCCCGTCATGCAACGTGAACAGGGCACTGGGCGGCCGACCAAGCGCGAGCGACGCGAACTTGATCGGCTGTTCGGGCGTGATTCGAACTTTGGCCGAATGCGGTAA
- a CDS encoding DivIVA domain-containing protein yields the protein MRHTFKRVGSFSSGYNPSQVDDFLQRAKRAYAGEEDLGIDEKSVRTVSFDWVRKGYDPALVDAALDRLEAAFLQRKRARVMDNEGEDTWLSTTYEMAQALYPRLLRPAGERFADADGVGYRKEDVDGLLEQLAEYFDGKPGLTSLQIREATFGKARDGKAYRETVVDVYLDHATTVLMAVE from the coding sequence ATGAGACATACATTCAAACGCGTTGGCTCCTTCTCGAGCGGCTACAACCCGTCGCAGGTTGATGACTTCCTTCAACGGGCCAAGCGCGCCTACGCCGGCGAGGAAGACCTCGGCATCGATGAAAAGAGCGTTCGCACCGTCTCCTTCGACTGGGTGCGGAAGGGATACGACCCGGCGCTCGTGGACGCCGCGCTCGACCGCCTCGAGGCCGCATTCCTCCAGCGCAAGCGCGCACGCGTCATGGATAACGAGGGGGAGGACACCTGGTTGTCCACCACGTACGAGATGGCGCAAGCCCTCTACCCTCGCCTTCTGCGCCCGGCTGGCGAGCGCTTCGCCGACGCCGATGGGGTGGGCTATCGCAAGGAAGACGTGGATGGCCTGCTTGAGCAGCTCGCGGAGTATTTTGACGGCAAGCCCGGCCTGACCTCGCTCCAGATTCGTGAGGCCACCTTCGGCAAGGCACGCGACGGCAAGGCATACCGCGAAACGGTGGTGGACGTCTACCTCGACCACGCCACCACGGTGCTGATGGCGGTCGAGTAA
- a CDS encoding proline--tRNA ligase, with translation MSNLFVKTLREDPADAEVDSHKLLVRAGYIRRVAPGIYTWLPLGLRTLRKVEQIIREELDAAGAQEMLFPALLPREPYEATNRWEEYGANLFRLKDRRDNDYLLAPTHEEMFTLAVKDQCSSYKDLPLNLYQFQTKYRDEARPRAGLLRTREFVMKDAYSFDIDDAGLDASYQIMRDAYEKTFQRLGLPYVICAATSGAMGGSRSEEFLSPIEIGEDTFVMSDGGYAANTEAVTTPPLPAIDFSDVPAPEVVDTPDCKTIEALVALANDVKPREGQPWTAAETLKNVVVVATQPDGARELIVIGMPGDREADLKRIEANMAPAEIEMATPEDLEAYPQLVPGYIGPNRIGPNSPDRVVGENGELAGSVRYFLDPHVARGSAWITGADAEQKHTFNMVYGRDFEADGFIEAVEVRAGDLAPDGSGPLRIERGMEIGHIFQLGRKYAKALDLTVLDQNGKATVVTMGSYGIGVSRAVAALAELNHDEFGLTWPAHVAPAQVHVLATGKEDEIFEAAQEIASAVEAEGYEVIYDDRQKVSAGVKFKDFELIGVPYGVVVGRGLKDGKVELRDRRSGEKREVALADAVAELKEFMATR, from the coding sequence ATGTCTAATCTTTTTGTCAAGACGCTCCGCGAAGATCCCGCGGACGCGGAGGTCGATTCCCACAAGCTGCTGGTGCGCGCTGGCTACATTCGCCGCGTCGCGCCGGGTATCTACACGTGGCTGCCGCTGGGCCTGCGCACGTTGCGCAAGGTCGAGCAGATTATTCGCGAGGAACTGGACGCCGCCGGCGCCCAGGAAATGCTGTTCCCCGCGTTGCTCCCGCGCGAGCCCTACGAGGCCACCAACCGTTGGGAAGAATACGGCGCGAACCTGTTCCGCCTCAAGGATCGCCGCGACAACGATTACCTTCTCGCCCCGACGCACGAAGAAATGTTCACGCTCGCGGTGAAGGACCAGTGCAGCTCGTACAAGGACCTTCCGCTCAACCTTTACCAATTCCAGACCAAGTACCGCGACGAGGCGCGTCCGCGTGCCGGCCTTTTGCGCACCCGCGAGTTCGTCATGAAGGACGCCTATTCCTTCGATATCGACGACGCCGGTCTGGACGCTTCCTACCAGATCATGCGTGACGCCTACGAGAAGACCTTCCAGCGCCTCGGCCTGCCCTACGTCATCTGTGCGGCAACATCGGGTGCCATGGGCGGCTCGCGCTCGGAGGAATTCCTCTCGCCGATCGAGATCGGTGAAGACACCTTCGTCATGTCCGACGGTGGTTACGCGGCCAACACGGAGGCCGTGACAACTCCGCCGCTGCCTGCCATCGATTTTTCCGACGTGCCCGCGCCCGAGGTCGTCGACACCCCGGACTGCAAGACCATCGAGGCGCTTGTCGCGCTCGCTAACGATGTCAAGCCGCGCGAGGGCCAGCCATGGACCGCGGCGGAGACACTGAAGAACGTCGTCGTCGTTGCTACTCAGCCCGACGGTGCTCGCGAACTCATCGTGATCGGCATGCCCGGTGACCGAGAGGCGGACCTCAAGCGCATCGAGGCCAACATGGCGCCCGCCGAAATCGAGATGGCAACTCCCGAGGACCTCGAGGCATACCCGCAGCTCGTCCCCGGTTACATCGGCCCCAACCGCATCGGCCCTAATTCGCCGGACCGCGTGGTGGGTGAGAACGGTGAGCTCGCGGGCTCGGTGCGCTACTTCCTCGATCCGCACGTGGCGCGCGGCTCCGCCTGGATTACGGGCGCTGACGCCGAGCAGAAGCACACATTCAACATGGTGTATGGTCGAGACTTCGAGGCCGACGGCTTCATTGAAGCCGTCGAGGTGCGCGCTGGTGACCTTGCCCCGGACGGCTCCGGACCGCTCCGCATCGAGCGCGGCATGGAGATCGGCCATATCTTCCAGCTCGGGCGGAAGTACGCCAAGGCCCTCGATCTGACGGTGCTTGACCAGAACGGCAAGGCAACCGTGGTCACCATGGGCTCGTATGGCATTGGCGTCTCGCGCGCAGTTGCCGCGCTGGCTGAGCTCAACCATGACGAATTTGGGCTGACGTGGCCTGCACACGTCGCGCCCGCCCAGGTCCATGTGCTCGCCACGGGCAAAGAAGATGAGATCTTCGAGGCCGCCCAGGAGATTGCGTCCGCTGTTGAAGCTGAGGGATACGAGGTTATTTACGATGACCGCCAGAAGGTGTCGGCGGGCGTGAAGTTCAAGGACTTCGAGCTCATTGGCGTTCCCTACGGTGTGGTCGTCGGGCGTGGGCTCAAGGACGGCAAGGTCGAGCTTCGCGATCGCCGCTCTGGCGAAAAGCGCGAGGTCGCGCTCGCCGACGCCGTGGCTGAACTTAAGGAGTTCATGGCCACCCGATAG
- a CDS encoding phosphatidate cytidylyltransferase yields the protein MVSSSTQAASIVSRLAPRPPKPPQQSHSRAGRNLKAAIPTALILLALLALSLFIRIEVFVGLVVVALGIAQWEMAGALLARRFKIPLLVLLTGQSAMLISTWVWGLNIALLIYFVTCAVAIVWNAYSRAKGITDALAGCFSLGWIGLMGSFAVAMAAMEHGALVISAFILLPVANDTGGWLAGIMFGKHPIAPSISPKKSWEGFVGSVIACLAVAVVFVGIVVDLGWPWVAAFAVATAVMSTAGDFAESLLKRDLTVKDMGSLFPGHGGMLDRIDSILFCAPVCYLLFAAGFGLF from the coding sequence ATGGTTTCTTCTTCTACGCAAGCCGCGAGCATCGTCTCGCGGCTTGCGCCACGTCCGCCCAAGCCCCCGCAGCAGTCCCACTCTCGGGCCGGCCGTAATCTGAAAGCAGCAATTCCCACGGCGCTGATTCTGCTGGCGCTGTTGGCCCTGTCCTTGTTCATCCGCATCGAGGTCTTCGTGGGGCTCGTCGTGGTGGCGCTTGGGATTGCCCAATGGGAGATGGCCGGGGCGCTTCTGGCGCGTCGGTTCAAGATTCCGCTCCTCGTGCTGCTCACTGGTCAGAGCGCGATGCTGATCTCCACCTGGGTGTGGGGCCTTAACATCGCCCTGCTGATTTACTTTGTCACGTGCGCGGTGGCGATCGTGTGGAACGCCTATTCGCGTGCGAAGGGCATTACCGACGCGCTTGCGGGGTGTTTTTCGCTGGGATGGATCGGCTTGATGGGCAGCTTCGCGGTTGCGATGGCAGCGATGGAGCACGGAGCGCTCGTCATATCTGCCTTCATCCTCCTGCCGGTGGCTAACGATACCGGCGGTTGGCTGGCGGGCATCATGTTTGGAAAGCATCCGATCGCGCCCTCCATCTCTCCGAAGAAGTCATGGGAGGGTTTCGTCGGCTCGGTGATCGCATGCCTGGCCGTGGCCGTCGTCTTCGTCGGCATCGTCGTCGATCTTGGATGGCCGTGGGTGGCGGCCTTCGCGGTGGCGACTGCAGTGATGTCCACCGCGGGCGACTTCGCCGAGTCCTTACTCAAACGAGACCTGACCGTGAAGGATATGGGCTCGCTCTTCCCAGGCCACGGCGGCATGCTGGATCGTATTGATTCGATCCTGTTTTGTGCGCCCGTGTGCTATCTCCTGTTCGCGGCCGGGTTCGGGCTGTTTTAA
- the dxr gene encoding 1-deoxy-D-xylulose-5-phosphate reductoisomerase, translated as MRDVVLLGSTGSIGTQALDVIAAHPGQFRVCGLGAGGGQIDLLAAQAATFDVPRVAIAADKADEFAHAWSAIAGTKPMPEVACGEDAMAQLAGSLTGTAEESGVVLNGITGSIGLRPTLAALESGATLALANKESLVVGGGLIADAMAWQGQIVPVDSEHSALAQALGSGRHEKGLTSRLVTGRSEVRRLVLTASGGPFRGKSRADLRNVTASQALNHPTWAMGPVVTINSSTLINKGLELIEAALLFDIDPQDITVVVHPQSVVHSMVEFVDGSTIAQASPPDMHLPIALGLSWPDRLDTVARPCAWDTPTAWTFEPYDAEVFPAIGLAREAVAASALHPAVLNAANEVCVAAFLAGRIGYLDIVDTVGRVLESFDSTGQMSLAGVLDADAWARSASHAALGL; from the coding sequence ATGCGCGACGTCGTTCTACTCGGTTCCACAGGGTCGATTGGCACCCAAGCACTTGACGTGATTGCTGCCCATCCGGGGCAGTTCCGAGTGTGCGGCCTGGGGGCTGGCGGAGGTCAGATCGATCTGCTTGCGGCCCAAGCCGCCACATTCGACGTGCCACGCGTAGCCATCGCTGCCGATAAAGCGGACGAGTTTGCCCACGCCTGGTCTGCGATCGCGGGAACGAAGCCGATGCCGGAGGTTGCCTGCGGCGAAGACGCGATGGCGCAGCTGGCCGGATCGCTGACGGGCACGGCCGAGGAATCCGGCGTCGTTCTCAATGGAATCACCGGCTCCATCGGGTTGCGCCCCACGCTGGCGGCGCTCGAATCTGGCGCGACCTTGGCACTGGCGAACAAGGAGTCGCTCGTCGTGGGAGGCGGCCTGATTGCCGACGCAATGGCCTGGCAGGGGCAGATCGTTCCCGTCGACTCCGAACATTCGGCGCTGGCCCAGGCGCTGGGGTCGGGCCGACACGAGAAGGGCCTGACATCGCGTCTTGTCACCGGCCGATCCGAGGTACGAAGGCTGGTACTGACGGCGTCGGGCGGCCCCTTCCGCGGCAAATCCCGCGCCGATCTTCGGAACGTCACGGCGAGCCAGGCCCTCAATCATCCGACGTGGGCGATGGGCCCGGTGGTGACGATCAATTCCTCGACGCTGATCAACAAGGGCCTGGAGCTGATTGAGGCGGCGCTCCTGTTTGACATCGACCCGCAGGACATCACCGTGGTGGTCCATCCACAGTCGGTGGTCCATTCAATGGTCGAATTCGTCGACGGCTCGACGATTGCGCAGGCCTCGCCACCGGATATGCACCTGCCGATCGCGCTGGGGCTATCCTGGCCCGACCGCCTTGACACGGTGGCGAGGCCATGTGCCTGGGACACGCCCACGGCGTGGACCTTCGAACCGTACGATGCGGAGGTTTTTCCGGCCATCGGCCTGGCCAGGGAGGCCGTCGCGGCGTCGGCGCTTCACCCGGCCGTGCTGAACGCCGCCAACGAGGTGTGCGTCGCGGCGTTCCTCGCGGGCAGGATCGGCTACCTCGATATCGTGGATACTGTCGGGCGCGTCCTCGAATCCTTCGACAGCACGGGGCAGATGAGCCTGGCAGGCGTCCTGGATGCCGATGCGTGGGCACGATCGGCGTCTCACGCAGCCCTGGGGCTGTAA
- the pyrH gene encoding UMP kinase: MAQSDKTRRRVLLKLSGEVFGGGEVGLDTSVLTRVAGEIAEAVKDGVEVGIVVGGGNFFRGAELQEAGMDRARADYMGMLGTVINAVALQDFLETAGVPSRVQTAITMAQVAEAYIPLRAIRHLEKGRVVIFGAGAGMPYFSTDTVSAQRALELGCDELLVGKNGVDGVYSADPRTNPDAVKLDYLTYDEALREGLRVVDAAAFSLCQDNGMTMRVFGMVEPGNVTRALRGENIGTLVTKN; this comes from the coding sequence ATGGCTCAGTCCGATAAGACGCGTCGTCGCGTCCTTCTCAAACTTTCCGGAGAAGTCTTTGGAGGTGGAGAGGTCGGGCTCGATACGTCGGTCCTTACCCGTGTCGCAGGCGAGATCGCCGAGGCGGTCAAGGACGGGGTAGAGGTTGGCATCGTCGTCGGCGGTGGTAACTTCTTCCGTGGCGCCGAACTGCAGGAAGCTGGCATGGATCGCGCACGCGCCGATTACATGGGCATGCTCGGAACGGTGATCAACGCCGTCGCCCTCCAGGACTTCCTTGAGACTGCTGGTGTTCCTTCCCGTGTGCAGACGGCCATCACGATGGCCCAGGTCGCTGAGGCATACATCCCGTTGCGTGCTATCCGTCACCTAGAGAAGGGTCGCGTGGTCATCTTTGGTGCGGGTGCGGGAATGCCCTACTTCTCCACGGACACGGTCTCGGCACAGCGCGCGCTCGAGCTCGGCTGTGACGAACTGCTGGTGGGCAAGAACGGCGTGGACGGCGTCTACAGTGCGGACCCGCGCACCAACCCGGACGCGGTCAAGCTCGACTACCTGACCTATGACGAGGCCCTTCGCGAGGGCCTGCGCGTGGTCGATGCCGCCGCCTTCTCACTGTGTCAAGATAATGGAATGACAATGCGCGTCTTTGGCATGGTGGAACCTGGAAACGTCACCCGTGCTTTGCGCGGTGAAAATATCGGAACTCTCGTAACAAAGAACTGA
- the ispG gene encoding flavodoxin-dependent (E)-4-hydroxy-3-methylbut-2-enyl-diphosphate synthase, with amino-acid sequence MNEPVALGIPSVKEEASVLRPRRRTRQIKVGDVLVGGDAPVSVQSMTTTKTHDIGATLQQIAELTAAGCDIVRVACPTDKDADALKVIAQQSNIPVVADIHFQPRYVFAAIEAGMGVRVNPGNIKKFDDRIPEIAAAANANGTAMRIGINAGSLDPRLLKKYGKATPEALVESAVNEARLFEEAGFHDFAISVKHHDPVTMVRAYELLSEAGDWPLHLGVTEAGPQFQGTIKSAVAFGALLSQGIGDTIRVSLSAPPVEEVKVGEEILRSLNLRPRKLEIVSCPSCGRAQVNVYELANNVAEGLKDISFPLRVAVMGCVVNGPGEAREADLGVASGNGKGQIFVRGKVVETVPEAEIVPTLIARARVVASELGLAEDPESSVEVIV; translated from the coding sequence GTGAATGAACCAGTTGCTCTTGGAATCCCATCCGTTAAGGAAGAGGCCAGCGTGCTTCGTCCTCGTAGGAGGACGCGCCAGATCAAGGTCGGCGACGTCCTGGTGGGCGGTGACGCTCCTGTCTCGGTCCAGTCGATGACCACCACGAAAACACACGACATCGGCGCCACCTTGCAACAGATCGCCGAGCTGACGGCCGCCGGATGCGACATCGTGCGCGTCGCGTGCCCCACCGATAAGGACGCGGACGCCCTGAAGGTCATCGCCCAGCAGTCAAACATCCCCGTCGTGGCCGATATTCACTTCCAGCCCCGCTACGTGTTCGCCGCGATCGAAGCGGGCATGGGCGTGCGCGTGAACCCAGGCAACATCAAGAAGTTCGACGATCGCATTCCGGAGATTGCCGCCGCCGCCAACGCCAACGGCACCGCGATGCGTATTGGCATCAACGCCGGTTCCCTCGATCCGCGTCTGCTCAAGAAGTACGGCAAAGCGACCCCCGAGGCGCTCGTGGAATCGGCCGTCAACGAGGCTCGGCTTTTCGAAGAAGCGGGATTCCACGATTTCGCGATCTCGGTCAAGCATCACGACCCGGTGACGATGGTGCGCGCCTACGAGCTCCTGTCCGAGGCTGGAGACTGGCCACTTCACCTCGGCGTCACAGAGGCCGGCCCCCAGTTCCAGGGCACGATCAAGTCCGCCGTCGCGTTCGGGGCGCTGCTTTCCCAAGGTATCGGCGACACGATCCGGGTATCGCTCTCGGCCCCACCGGTCGAGGAAGTGAAAGTGGGCGAGGAGATTCTGCGCTCGCTGAACCTGCGCCCCCGCAAGCTTGAGATCGTCTCGTGCCCGTCTTGTGGCCGCGCCCAGGTCAATGTCTACGAGCTGGCGAACAACGTGGCCGAGGGCCTGAAGGACATCAGCTTCCCACTACGCGTAGCGGTCATGGGTTGTGTCGTCAACGGTCCCGGCGAAGCCCGCGAGGCCGACCTCGGCGTCGCCTCCGGAAACGGCAAGGGCCAGATCTTCGTCCGCGGCAAGGTGGTCGAGACTGTTCCGGAAGCCGAGATCGTCCCCACGCTCATTGCCCGGGCACGCGTTGTCGCCTCGGAGCTTGGTTTGGCTGAGGATCCCGAATCTTCGGTTGAAGTGATCGTCTAG
- the frr gene encoding ribosome recycling factor, with translation MIEEALLEGEEMMEKALGALRNEFSKIRSGRANPELFSSLMVDYYGAPTPMQQIASVTVPEARTVIITPYDRSAMKDIEKAIRDADLGVNPTDDGQVLRINLPALTEERRKEYVKLARSKAEDSKISIRSARRKAKDALERIKKDGEAGEDDVDRAEKELEALTKKFTEQADVLLEGKEKDLMEI, from the coding sequence ATGATTGAAGAAGCCCTGCTCGAAGGCGAGGAGATGATGGAGAAGGCGCTCGGTGCCCTCCGCAATGAGTTCTCCAAGATCCGCTCTGGCCGTGCTAACCCCGAGCTTTTCAGCTCGCTGATGGTGGATTACTACGGCGCGCCAACCCCGATGCAACAGATCGCGTCCGTGACCGTGCCCGAGGCGCGCACCGTGATCATCACCCCCTACGATCGTTCCGCGATGAAGGACATCGAAAAGGCGATTCGCGACGCCGACCTGGGCGTCAACCCCACCGACGACGGCCAGGTGCTGCGCATCAACCTTCCGGCCCTGACCGAGGAGCGCCGCAAGGAATACGTCAAGCTCGCTCGTTCCAAGGCTGAGGATTCGAAGATTTCGATCCGCTCGGCCCGCCGCAAGGCCAAGGATGCGCTCGAGCGCATCAAGAAGGACGGCGAGGCTGGCGAGGACGACGTCGATCGCGCAGAGAAGGAACTCGAGGCATTGACCAAGAAGTTCACCGAGCAAGCCGATGTCCTCCTCGAGGGCAAAGAGAAAGATCTCATGGAGATCTAG
- a CDS encoding GNAT family N-acetyltransferase — MRRLTGADRNAALEVLSRDPVATVLASVPIVEEWARPAHGLGLFDDAGALTAVCWNGGNVVPYGFDDAGLDLLADHLFNTRRMCTSLVGPTDQVMPLWERLEGGFGPPREVRDRQLSMVYRGGSGVMADASVRAARIGEGNIVLPASVAMFMEEVGYDPTIYGNGYAQRVHSLVRGGLTFVRMGMVEGRPRVEFKADVGALAGGVAQIQGVWTAPDLRGQGIATAAMVQVAELVRATIAPTVSLYVNDYNLPAVRVYEKAGFETVGTYSTVLL, encoded by the coding sequence TTGCGGCGACTCACCGGGGCTGACCGCAACGCAGCCCTAGAGGTCCTGTCACGCGACCCCGTCGCCACCGTTCTCGCGAGCGTTCCCATCGTGGAGGAGTGGGCACGCCCCGCCCATGGCCTGGGCCTTTTCGACGACGCCGGAGCGCTCACCGCTGTCTGCTGGAATGGCGGCAACGTGGTTCCCTACGGTTTCGACGACGCCGGGCTGGACCTCCTCGCCGACCACCTGTTCAATACTCGGCGAATGTGCACCTCCCTCGTGGGGCCAACCGATCAAGTCATGCCGTTGTGGGAGCGCCTCGAGGGTGGTTTTGGGCCGCCTCGCGAGGTGCGAGACAGGCAACTATCGATGGTTTACCGCGGCGGGAGCGGTGTGATGGCTGATGCAAGCGTGCGCGCTGCTCGCATCGGCGAGGGCAACATTGTGCTTCCCGCCTCCGTGGCGATGTTCATGGAGGAAGTGGGCTACGATCCCACGATTTACGGCAACGGCTACGCCCAGCGCGTCCACAGCCTCGTGCGTGGCGGACTGACCTTTGTCCGGATGGGTATGGTTGAGGGAAGGCCGCGGGTCGAGTTCAAGGCCGACGTTGGCGCGCTGGCTGGCGGCGTGGCTCAGATCCAAGGCGTGTGGACCGCGCCCGACCTTCGCGGGCAGGGCATCGCGACCGCTGCGATGGTGCAGGTCGCCGAACTGGTACGGGCCACTATCGCGCCAACGGTCTCGCTCTACGTCAACGACTACAATTTGCCCGCCGTGCGCGTCTACGAAAAAGCGGGGTTCGAAACCGTGGGGACGTACTCGACTGTCCTCCTGTAG
- the rlmN gene encoding 23S rRNA (adenine(2503)-C(2))-methyltransferase RlmN, producing the protein MEKQVKPTVESGPRPTLTFQQKRRGKPPRHLADLARSERREVVSALGYPAFRADQLSRHYFEHRTIDPAAMTDLPQAQRDAIVTELLPPLMEKVSEQFADGGRTLKVLWKLFDGAVVESVLMAYPDRATLCLSSQAGCGMACPFCATGQAGLTRNLSTAEIIEQLRLNMVLAESGALGKPVRITNVVFMGMGEPMANYPAVRGALHRMIDPAPEGFGMSARHITVSTVGLVPAILKLAEEGLQVTLAVSLHAPDDGLRDDLIPINSRYKTAELLDAARHYFVRTGRRVSIEYALIKDMNDHKWRAELLAAELNSRGHGWAHVNPIPLNPTPGSIWTASTNVATRTFVDTLTEAGISTTVRDTRGSDIDGACGQLAAEVVDRDNVARRAKKAQEAVEARLAEHRTEPENLADQLAAMTAGY; encoded by the coding sequence ATGGAAAAGCAAGTAAAGCCCACAGTAGAGAGCGGCCCTCGGCCGACTCTCACGTTCCAGCAGAAGCGACGCGGTAAGCCACCGCGCCACCTCGCCGATCTCGCGCGCTCCGAACGCCGTGAGGTGGTGAGCGCGTTGGGCTACCCCGCTTTCCGCGCCGATCAGCTCTCGCGCCATTATTTTGAACACCGCACCATTGATCCTGCGGCGATGACGGATCTTCCGCAGGCTCAGCGCGATGCGATCGTGACCGAGCTTCTGCCGCCGCTGATGGAGAAGGTCTCCGAACAGTTTGCCGACGGCGGGCGCACCTTGAAGGTCCTGTGGAAGCTGTTCGACGGGGCGGTGGTGGAGTCCGTCCTGATGGCGTACCCGGATCGCGCCACACTGTGCTTGTCCTCGCAGGCAGGGTGTGGTATGGCCTGCCCGTTCTGTGCCACCGGCCAGGCGGGCTTGACGCGAAACCTCTCCACCGCCGAGATCATCGAGCAGCTCCGGCTGAATATGGTGCTCGCCGAGTCCGGCGCGCTGGGTAAGCCCGTGCGCATCACGAACGTGGTGTTCATGGGCATGGGCGAGCCGATGGCGAACTATCCGGCGGTCCGCGGTGCCCTGCATCGCATGATCGATCCGGCTCCTGAGGGCTTTGGCATGTCTGCTCGCCACATCACCGTCTCGACCGTGGGCCTTGTCCCCGCGATCTTGAAGCTCGCCGAGGAGGGCCTACAGGTCACGCTCGCGGTCTCGCTTCACGCTCCCGATGACGGCCTGCGCGACGATCTCATCCCGATCAATTCGCGTTACAAGACGGCCGAGTTACTCGACGCCGCCCGGCACTATTTCGTCCGAACCGGCCGGCGAGTCTCGATTGAGTACGCCCTGATTAAGGACATGAACGACCACAAGTGGCGAGCCGAGTTGTTGGCCGCCGAGCTGAACTCGCGCGGGCATGGCTGGGCGCACGTCAACCCCATCCCACTCAACCCGACGCCGGGAAGTATTTGGACGGCGTCGACAAACGTGGCGACACGAACGTTCGTCGATACTCTCACGGAGGCGGGCATTTCGACGACGGTCCGTGACACGCGCGGATCCGACATCGACGGAGCATGCGGCCAGCTCGCAGCCGAAGTGGTCGACCGGGACAACGTAGCCCGCCGCGCTAAGAAGGCCCAGGAGGCGGTGGAGGCCCGCCTCGCCGAGCACCGCACAGAACCTGAGAATTTGGCTGATCAACTCGCCGCTATGACGGCAGGATACTAG